In Lewinellaceae bacterium, a single window of DNA contains:
- the ppk2 gene encoding polyphosphate kinase 2 produces the protein MSSPIFSNPDIAAIETREQLLAFLIEKEVDLQKVEERLTYKAELEKLQIELLKLQNWILKNKKRVVVIFEGRDAAGKGGAIRRFRRYLNPRSARGVALGKPSDIEKGQWYFRRHLKEMPNPGEIVLFDRSWYNRAVVEPVMGFCTQEEYERFIRQVPEYEHMLYEDGVKIIKLWFAVSKEEQKKRIKDRETDPLKQWKMSPVDKKARELWDEYTHYIREMLFKTHTDFSPWIIVKTDNKMEARLECIRYVLSLFDYDGKKQAETVLYPDPNIVHRFYRAMM, from the coding sequence ATGAGCAGCCCCATTTTTTCCAACCCCGACATAGCAGCAATAGAAACCAGGGAACAACTCCTGGCTTTCCTGATCGAAAAAGAAGTGGACCTTCAGAAGGTGGAGGAGCGCCTGACCTACAAAGCCGAGCTGGAGAAGCTGCAGATCGAGCTGCTGAAGCTGCAAAACTGGATACTGAAGAACAAAAAGAGAGTGGTAGTGATCTTCGAAGGGCGGGACGCCGCCGGGAAGGGCGGCGCCATCCGGCGCTTTCGGCGCTATCTCAACCCCCGTTCCGCCCGGGGCGTGGCCCTGGGCAAGCCCTCCGATATCGAAAAGGGGCAGTGGTACTTCCGGCGGCACCTCAAGGAGATGCCCAACCCCGGGGAAATTGTCTTGTTCGACCGCAGTTGGTACAACCGGGCTGTAGTGGAGCCCGTCATGGGATTCTGCACACAGGAAGAATACGAGCGGTTTATCCGGCAGGTGCCCGAGTATGAACACATGTTGTACGAGGATGGGGTGAAGATCATCAAATTGTGGTTTGCAGTGTCCAAAGAAGAGCAGAAGAAAAGGATAAAAGACCGGGAAACCGACCCGCTTAAGCAGTGGAAAATGAGCCCGGTCGACAAAAAAGCACGAGAGCTATGGGACGAATACACCCATTATATCCGGGAGATGTTGTTCAAAACCCACACCGACTTCAGCCCCTGGATCATCGTTAAGACGGACAATAAAATGGAGGCCCGCCTGGAGTGCATCCGGTATGTCCTTTCTCTGTTCGACTACGATGGGAAGAAGCAGGCGGAAACAGTCCTGTACCCCGATCCCAATATCGTGCATCGCTTCTACCGCGCCATGATGTGA
- the ppk2 gene encoding polyphosphate kinase 2, with protein MFSEKELKLLSSSRGIEYLLMAEKPDFREVAGQLMYEQALVRLQAELIKAQNWVVERQERVIIIVEGREFAGKGDAVRAFTDHLNPRSMRVVALQKPTPKQQGQWYFKRYIEQLPERGEIAFFDRSWYNRAIVEPVNGFCTPEEYERFMDEVNHFEKMLIGDGIRLLKFYLSITKDEQKKRIEAIRQNPLRRWELSPVDLRALDLWDEYTRYKKEMFKRTSGKANPWIKIKANDKRKVHLQGIRRILKELPYK; from the coding sequence ATGTTTAGTGAAAAAGAACTCAAGCTCCTCAGTTCGTCCCGCGGTATCGAGTATCTGCTGATGGCAGAGAAACCAGATTTCCGGGAAGTGGCCGGCCAGTTGATGTACGAGCAGGCGCTGGTCAGGCTACAGGCCGAACTGATCAAGGCTCAGAACTGGGTGGTCGAGCGCCAGGAACGCGTCATCATCATCGTCGAAGGCCGGGAATTTGCCGGCAAGGGAGACGCCGTCCGCGCCTTTACCGACCACCTCAACCCCAGGTCCATGCGGGTAGTGGCCCTGCAGAAGCCCACTCCCAAACAACAGGGGCAGTGGTACTTCAAACGCTACATCGAGCAGTTGCCCGAACGGGGAGAGATCGCCTTCTTCGACCGCAGTTGGTACAACCGCGCCATCGTAGAACCGGTCAACGGCTTCTGCACTCCGGAAGAGTACGAACGATTTATGGACGAGGTGAACCACTTCGAGAAAATGCTCATTGGCGACGGCATCCGCCTCCTCAAGTTCTACCTGTCCATCACCAAGGATGAGCAAAAAAAACGCATCGAGGCCATCCGCCAGAACCCGCTGCGCCGGTGGGAGCTCTCTCCCGTCGACCTGAGAGCCCTGGATCTTTGGGATGAATATACGCGCTACAAAAAAGAAATGTTCAAGCGCACCAGCGGCAAGGCGAACCCCTGGATAAAAATCAAAGCCAATGACAAACGCAAGGTACATTTACAGGGCATCAGAAGGATATTGAAGGAACTGCCGTATAAATAA
- a CDS encoding aryl-sulfate sulfotransferase has product MLKKHATLLTAVFLLAIISCQKKDDNIPATEGPSVPEEVPVANLLNAPVAIEMNPSGLTPLAGVARVQSPQKTEVEIRISGEHPVVVASKTAAFSHEIPVLGLYPGRENELIFKISNADHSLFGYDTLLVATPPLPDFLPDIEIVEKQEALMEPGWNLIEMSLGGNGYFRFYPLIFDPSGQIRWYLNLEFIRGWIGPFDRLRNGNWLWAQGQNLFEYDMLGRETRRWGMPGFYQHHDQIEKPDGNFIVCVSKDGLDTRLDHFIELDRSSGAIVREWDLRQVLDVDRFDLFWNSSDWAHVNSVWYDEADGGLLISARSQGVAKVSKNNQLQWILAPHRGWGQAGPNGNGLNTADYLLSAVDENGAPYDQEVQLGNQDAPGFSWPWGQHACMILPNGNVFCFDNSWLKNFGNSAPFIRAVEYKVDPGQMTVKQVWEYGRERGIEIQSPNISDVDYLPATGNRFITSGNIQGPGISEGRMIEVSYPGGEVVFEAVIRYKNAFSTGGSWAQADIIYRGERLPLYPE; this is encoded by the coding sequence ATGCTCAAAAAACACGCTACGCTCTTAACCGCCGTATTCCTCCTAGCCATCATCAGCTGCCAGAAAAAAGACGACAATATTCCGGCAACGGAAGGCCCTTCCGTACCAGAAGAAGTTCCGGTGGCCAATCTGCTGAACGCTCCCGTCGCCATCGAGATGAACCCCTCCGGCCTGACGCCGCTGGCGGGAGTGGCCCGCGTCCAAAGCCCCCAAAAAACGGAAGTGGAAATACGGATATCCGGCGAGCATCCGGTGGTGGTTGCGTCAAAAACCGCCGCCTTCTCCCACGAGATTCCGGTTCTGGGCTTGTACCCCGGCAGGGAAAACGAACTGATCTTCAAAATTTCTAACGCGGACCATTCTCTTTTTGGCTACGACACTTTGCTGGTGGCAACACCTCCTCTACCTGATTTTCTGCCCGACATCGAGATCGTCGAAAAGCAGGAAGCACTTATGGAGCCAGGCTGGAACCTGATAGAAATGAGCCTGGGCGGCAACGGGTACTTCCGCTTCTATCCCCTCATCTTCGACCCATCCGGGCAGATCCGCTGGTACCTGAACCTCGAATTCATCAGAGGCTGGATCGGGCCCTTCGACCGCCTCCGGAACGGCAACTGGTTGTGGGCGCAAGGGCAAAACCTTTTCGAATACGACATGCTCGGCAGAGAAACCCGCCGTTGGGGCATGCCCGGTTTTTACCAGCACCACGACCAGATAGAAAAGCCGGACGGCAACTTCATCGTCTGTGTGTCCAAGGATGGCCTCGACACCCGCCTGGACCATTTTATCGAACTGGACCGAAGCTCCGGAGCCATCGTCCGGGAATGGGACCTTCGGCAGGTGCTGGATGTCGACCGGTTCGACTTATTCTGGAACAGCTCGGATTGGGCTCATGTCAACTCCGTTTGGTACGATGAAGCCGACGGCGGGCTGTTGATATCGGCTCGCAGCCAGGGAGTCGCTAAGGTCAGTAAAAACAACCAGTTGCAGTGGATACTGGCCCCACATCGGGGCTGGGGGCAGGCCGGCCCCAATGGCAACGGCCTGAACACCGCCGACTATCTGCTATCGGCGGTCGATGAGAACGGGGCGCCCTACGATCAGGAGGTGCAACTGGGCAATCAGGATGCTCCCGGCTTCAGCTGGCCCTGGGGGCAGCACGCCTGCATGATCCTTCCGAACGGAAATGTTTTTTGTTTTGACAACAGCTGGCTGAAAAACTTTGGCAATAGCGCTCCTTTCATCCGGGCAGTAGAATATAAAGTTGATCCGGGACAAATGACCGTAAAACAAGTTTGGGAATACGGCAGGGAAAGAGGCATCGAAATCCAGTCTCCCAACATCAGCGATGTGGACTACCTGCCGGCAACGGGCAACCGCTTCATCACCTCGGGCAATATTCAGGGGCCGGGCATCAGCGAGGGCCGGATGATCGAAGTGTCTTATCCCGGCGGAGAGGTGGTTTTTGAGGCGGTGATCCGGTACAAAAATGCCTTTTCTACCGGAGGTTCCTGGGCCCAGGCGGATATCATCTACCGGGGAGAGCGCCTGCCGTTGTATCCGGAATAG
- a CDS encoding glycosyl hydrolase: MVNKNTLFLSTRKGLIVCSRRPGGWAVAGSHFDGIPVTFAYEDERHGAWWVALDHGHWGVKLHRSFDRGASWEEVAAPAYPEGAEVKEGMPAATKYIWSLQHGGASHPNRLWLGTIPGGLFRSEDGGGSFELVESLWNHPTRPKQWFGGGFDQPGIHSIVVDPRDEGHLYIGISVAGVLESRDAGQSWAFRNKGLRADFLPDPYAEVGHDPHLLVAAPSDPDVLWQQNHCGIFVSNDGGANWLDVSEPEGPARFGFAVAVAEDDPQQAWVAPAVSDEIRTAVGHALCICRTDDGGKTWKASRKGLPQEFCYDIVYRHALAAAGEDVVFGTTTGNVFFSRDRGDSWEVLSHYLPMVHAVAFAKV, encoded by the coding sequence ATGGTCAACAAGAACACCTTATTCCTCAGCACCCGCAAAGGCCTCATTGTCTGCTCCCGCCGGCCCGGCGGCTGGGCAGTTGCCGGCAGCCACTTCGACGGCATCCCCGTCACCTTTGCTTACGAAGACGAACGCCACGGCGCCTGGTGGGTGGCCCTCGACCACGGCCACTGGGGCGTCAAGCTGCACCGCTCCTTCGACCGGGGAGCCTCCTGGGAGGAAGTAGCAGCGCCCGCCTACCCGGAGGGAGCGGAAGTAAAGGAGGGCATGCCCGCCGCCACCAAATACATCTGGAGCCTGCAACACGGGGGAGCAAGCCACCCCAACCGCCTCTGGCTGGGCACCATCCCCGGCGGCTTGTTCCGCAGCGAGGATGGTGGCGGGAGCTTCGAACTGGTGGAGAGCCTCTGGAACCACCCCACCCGCCCCAAACAATGGTTTGGCGGCGGCTTCGACCAGCCCGGCATTCACTCTATCGTCGTAGACCCCCGCGATGAAGGCCACCTCTACATCGGCATCAGCGTGGCCGGCGTGCTGGAGAGCCGTGATGCCGGCCAGAGCTGGGCCTTCCGCAACAAAGGCCTGCGCGCCGACTTCCTGCCCGACCCCTACGCTGAAGTGGGCCACGACCCCCACCTGCTGGTGGCTGCCCCTTCTGATCCCGACGTGCTCTGGCAGCAAAACCACTGCGGCATCTTCGTTTCCAACGACGGCGGCGCCAACTGGCTGGACGTTTCCGAGCCGGAAGGCCCCGCCCGCTTCGGCTTCGCCGTCGCCGTAGCCGAGGACGACCCGCAGCAGGCCTGGGTAGCGCCCGCCGTCAGCGACGAAATCCGCACCGCCGTGGGCCACGCCCTCTGCATCTGCCGGACCGATGACGGGGGCAAGACCTGGAAAGCTTCCCGCAAAGGGCTGCCGCAGGAGTTTTGCTACGACATCGTCTACCGCCACGCCCTGGCCGCCGCCGGAGAAGATGTGGTGTTCGGGACGACAACGGGCAACGTGTTCTTTTCCAGGGACCGGGGGGATTCCTGGGAGGTGTTGAGCCACTATCTGCCGATGGTGCATGCGGTGGCGTTCGCAAAAGTTTGA